In Panthera tigris isolate Pti1 chromosome D2, P.tigris_Pti1_mat1.1, whole genome shotgun sequence, one DNA window encodes the following:
- the NKX2-3 gene encoding homeobox protein Nkx-2.3, with translation MMLPSPVTSTPFSVKDILNLEQQQQQHFHGAHLQADLEHHFHSAPCMLAATEGTQFSDGGEEDEEEEGDKLSYLNSLATADGHGGSGLCPQSYVHTVLRDSCSGPKEHEEEPEVVRDRSQKSCQLKKPLEVAGDCKAAEESERPKPRSRRKPRVLFSQAQVFELERRFKQQRYLSAPEREHLASSLKLTSTQVKIWFQNRRYKCKRQRQDKSLELGAHAPPPPPRRVAVPVLVRDGKPCVTPGAQAYGAPYSVGAGAYSYNSFPAYGYGNSAAAAAAAAAAAAAAAAYSGSYGCAYPAGGGGGGGGGGASAAAAAMQPACSAAGGGPFVNVSNLGGFGGGGGAQPLHQGAATGAACAQGTLQGIRAW, from the exons ATGATGTTACCAAGCCCGGTCACCTCCACCCCTTTCTCAGTCAAAGACATTTTGAATctggagcagcagcagcaacagcactTCCACGGCGCGCACTTGCAGGCGGACTTGGAGCACCACTTCCACTCCGCACCGTGCATGCTGGCCGCCACCGAGGGGACTCAATTTTCTGACGGAGGGGAAGAAGACGAGGAAGAAGAGGGCGACAAACTGTCCTATTTGAACTCACTAGCCACAGCCGATGGCCACGGGGGCTCGGGGCTCTGTCCCCAGAGCTACGTCCACACAGTCCTGCGAGACTCGTGTAGCGGGCCTAAGGAACATGAAGAGGAGCCCGAGGTCGTGAGGGACCGGAGCCAAA AAAGCTGCCAGCTGAAGAAGCCTCTGGAGGTGGCCGGGGATTGTAAGGCGGCGGAGGAGAGCGAGAGACCCAAGCCACGCAGCCGCCGGAAGCCCCGGGTCCTCTTCTCGCAAGCCCAGGTCTTCGAGCTGGAACGCAGGTTCAAGCAGCAGAGGTACTTGTCGGCGCCCGAGCGCGAGCACCTCGCCAGCAGCTTGAAGCTCACGTCCACGCAGGTGAAGATCTGGTTCCAGAACCGCAGGTACAAGTGCAAGAGACAGCGGCAGGACAAGTCTCTGGAGCTGGGCGCGCACGCACCTCCGCCGCCACCGCGCCGCGTGGCAGTGCCTGTGCTGGTGCGGGACGGCAAGCCGTGCGTCACGCCGGGCGCGCAAGCCTACGGCGCGCCCTACAGCGTGGGTGCGGGCGCCTACTCCTACAACAGCTTCCCCGCCTATGGCTATGGGAactcggccgccgccgccgccgccgccgctgccgccgccgccgccgcggcggCCTACAGTGGCAGCTACGGCTGTGCGTACCcggcaggcggcggcggcggcggcggcggcggcggggcctcCGCGGCGGCCGCGGCCATGCAGCCCGCCTGCAGCGCTGCCGGAGGCGGCCCCTTTGTGAACGTGAGCAACCTAGGCGGCTttggcggcggtggcggcgcgCAGCCGTTGCACCAGGGTGCGGCGACCGGGGCTGCTTGCGCGCAGGGCACCTTGCAGGGCATCCGGGCCTGGTAG